From Mytilus edulis chromosome 9, xbMytEdul2.2, whole genome shotgun sequence, the proteins below share one genomic window:
- the LOC139489112 gene encoding somatostatin receptor type 2-like produces the protein MDAVTHLNGSGNISSAVTDIASNLTVLLRNVTDMLDYCDFNLTDLKGMNNSTPSAGMTFNKATITIFLITSYVLIFFVGIVGNSLVIYVVLRFAKMKTVTNLYILNLAISDASFLISLPFIITTTLLQHWIFGTAMCKIYNVLYSINFVTSVLTLTVLSGDRYLAVCHPIRSGKYRTLNIAYFICLIIWSLSFLVMLPIILYSTTVSHYKDPTLKTCTIQWPSNQLLPQGKAFTWYTFLLGFAIPVSMITMFYSSIIVRLTCVGQMIKSKGKRKSHRKVTKLVLAVILVYVCCWLPHWVFQINLTFLSIYQRLEDWEIYLFNVFTVLTFANSMLNPLLYAFLSDNFRRSFAKAFKCVAAIELDRKTTAGDTCNSVYPKSSQKHGEKRNERHKPKFELDTMKTSNTGFLLSPVENVNTSLLETSSVYVDKESQTQQDEI, from the coding sequence ATGGATGCAGTAACACATTTAAATGGATCTGGAAACATATCCAGTGCTGTCACCGATATAGCCTCTAATTTAACAGTGTTATTACGTAATGTTACAGATATGTTAGACTACTGCGATTTCAACTTAACAGACTTGAAAGGAATGAATAATTCTACACCATCTGCTGGTATGACATTCAATAAAGCGACAATAACTATTTTTCTCATCACATCATACGTCTTAATTTTCTTTGTTGGTATCGTGGGGAATTCTTTAGTGATCTATGTGGTCCTGCGATTTGCTAAAATGAAAACTGTAACAAATTTATATATACTTAATTTAGCGATATCAGATGCATCGTTTCTGATAAGCCTTCCGTTTATCATAACGACAACTCTGTTGCAACATTGGATATTCGGAACAGCGATGTGTAAAATATACAATGTACTGTATTCGATCAATTTCGTTACAAGTGTTTTAACTTTAACAGTGTTAAGCGGTGATAGATATCTAGCCGTTTGCCACCCGATACGGTCTGGAAAATATCGCACCCTTAATATAGCTTATTTCATATGTCTAATTATCTGGTCATTGTCGTTTCTGGTCATGTTGCCGATAATTTTATATTCAACCACTGTTTCACATTACAAAGATCCAACTCTAAAGACATGTACAATTCAGTGGCCTTCAAACCAGCTACTTCCGCAAGGAAAGGCCTTCACCTGGTACACATTCCTTCTTGGTTTTGCGATTCCCGTGTCAATGATAACTATGTTTTACTCTTCCATTATTGTTAGACTAACATGTGTTGGTCAGATGATAAAATCGAAGGGAAAACGTAAATCTCATAGAAAAGTGACCAAGCTTGTTCTAGCAGTTATTTTAGTCTATGTTTGTTGCTGGTTGCCGCATTGGGTTTTCCAGATAAATCTGACATTTCTGTCTATATACCAACGACTAGAGGACTgggaaatatatttgtttaatgtttttacagttttAACATTTGCAAATAGCATGCTTAATCCGTTATTGTATGCCTTTCTAAGTGACAATTTCAGGAGAAGTTTTGCTAAAGCTTTTAAATGCGTAGCAGCAATAGAGTTAGATAGAAAAACAACAGCCGGAGATACATGTAACAGTGTGTATCCAAAATCTTCACAAAAACATGGAGAGAAAAGAAATGAAAGACACAAacctaaatttgaacttgatacAATGAAAACATCGAATACAGGGTTTCTCCTCTCACCAGTTGAAAACGTGAACACTTCACTTCTTGAAACTAGCAGTGTGTATGTAGATAAAGAAAGCCAAACGCAGCAAGATGAAATTTAG